In Parus major isolate Abel chromosome 1, Parus_major1.1, whole genome shotgun sequence, the following proteins share a genomic window:
- the LOC107208716 gene encoding protein spire homolog 1-like isoform X2: MEPPGCEQRITKVSLADLLRCFEHPVSEEQAWAICFQCCRKIEQVAQGLCTTLHSVFIKGSGSIFIHADGTASFKVYHKSDVGSIQQSEDKLLEYLGVVIYEALDWGIDSQVERELSEPLEKLLCLMLKLNDEATEPPVTLQDVIKACEEHLSRPSEATSHYEMTCRSLFTEYVELQKLVTIIQTSKERLRKMDVEDWLENPIQKKKTRGASLWPSVICELQTGVRLRKAAERPQRCVSPKERIRSPYEMLLDDIQQKRYTLRKVTVKQKHRASTVDVAALKPHLKPMLKVKLKQHGPLEPRWHEQLMAEIKQPPKLRAAAQEKRSRPKEMLEASNTALNSPNNNFLHLQDASTEFKITNTKTQQLGAGAQIMNILSSGLQETIPKLPASTCLPSTRLSGVSCISTGLTANCMSPPMSAPTPGDIKPKCFLSTGQQQLPPYRGRSRSLERGLQSKQLDCPIPTKWPSPTIAELIGTRYAMMVLEGQGLFQGGSHGVFPRAKICFSCHKQMFLKWPYNCYLCSRVVCCDCCVKMSMPFRMCLHLPLQFLKFLRLSREEDPAIQEQKSSELLREIQHRQYFGVPVVLEPHGLAQPQCCYTATMADWQTADICTWCEQYLLNVASSQQHSIPLRRISWA, from the exons ATGGAACCTCCAGGGTGTGAGCAGAGGATAACAAAGGTCTCTCTAGCTGACCTTCTGAGGTGTTTTGAACATCCTGTAAGCGAGGAGCAAGCCTGGGCTATCTGCTTTCAGTGTTGCAGAAAAATAGAGCAGGTGGCTCAGGGGCTGTGCACAACTCTCCATTCTGTGTTCATAAAAGGTTCTGGAAGCATCTTTATCCATGCTGATGGTACTGCTTCCTTCAAGGTCTACCACAAGTCTG atGTTGGCAGCATTCAGCAATCAGAGGACAAG CTGTTGGAGTACTTGGGAGTGGTGATCTATGAAGCCCTGGACTGGGGAATTGACAGCCAAGTGGAGCGAGAACTGAGCGAGCCTTTGGAGAAACTGCTGTGCCTCATGTTGAAACTGAATGACGAGGCAACAGAACCACCAGTCACCCTGCAGGATGTTATCaag GCCTGTGAGGAGCACTTGTCCAGGCCTTCTGAGGCTACCAGCCATTATGAAATGACCTGTAGGAGTCTGTTTACTGAATATGTAGAACTTCAAAAGCTTGTGACCATCATCCAGACCTCCAAAGAG AGACTGAGAAAAATGGATGTGGAAGATTGGTTGGAAAATCCcattcaaaagaagaaaacccgTGGT GCATCCCTGTGGCCCAGTGTCATCTGTGAGCTGCAGACTGGTGTGAGGCTGCGCAAGGCCGCCGAGCGACCACAGCGTTGTGTGTCTCCAAAAGAACGTATTCGCTCTCCCTATGAGATGCTTTTGGATGACATTCAGCAGAAGAGGTACACTCTGCGCAAG gTGACTGTCAAACAAAAGCACAGGGCCTCCACAGTAGATGTAGCTGCTCTCAAGCCTCATCTAAAGCCG ATGTTGAAGGTGAAGCTGAAACAGCATGGGCCACTGGAGCCCAGGTGGCACGAACAGCTCatggcagaaataaaacaaccacCAAAGCTTcgggcagcagcacaggaaaagagGAGCAGGCCCAAAG aAATGCTTGAGGCATCAAATACTGCCTTGAACTCTCCAAACAACAATTTCTTACATCTCCAAGATGCCAGTACTGAGTTTAAAATTACCAACactaaaacacagcagctgggagcaggagctcag ATTATGAACATCCTGTCCTCTGGTCTACAGGAAACCATTCCAAAGCTGCCTGCCAGCACCTGCCTTCCTTCTACCAGGCTATCAGGAGTATCCTGCATCAGCACAG GTCTCACTGCAAATTGCATGTCTCCTCCCATGAGTGCACCCACACCAGGAGACATTAAGCCTAAATGTTTCCTGAGCACTGGccaacagcagctgcctccttACAGAGGAAGGTCCAGATCTTTAGAGAGAGGCCTTCAGAGCAAGCAGCTT GACTGTCCCATTCCTACCAAGTGGCCATCGCCAACCATTGCTGAGCTGATTGGAACCAGATATGCAATGATGGTGCTGGAAGGGCAAGGCCTATTCCAAGGAGGTAGTCATGGTGTCTTTCCAAGAGCAAAG ATCTGTTTCAGCTGCCATAAGCAGATGTTTCTTAAGTGGCCTTACAACTGTTACCTCTGCAGCAG ggttGTCTGCTGTGACTGCTGCGTTAAG ATGTCCATGCCGTTCAGAATGTGTTTGCATCTCCCACTTCAATTCCTAAAATTTTTGAGACTATCCAGAGAGGAGGATCCAGCTATTCAAGAGCAGAAGAGTTCTGAGTTGCTACGTGAAATACAGCACCGACAGTATTTTGG TGTACCCGTTGTTTTGGAGCCCCATGGCCTagcacagccccagtgctgtTACACAGCAACCATGGCAGACTGGCAGACTGCAGACATCTGTACATGGTGTGAGCAATACCTGTTGAATGTGGCTTCCAGTCAACAGCACAGCATCCCTCTCAGGAGAATTTCCTGGGCTTGA
- the LOC107208716 gene encoding protein spire homolog 1-like isoform X4, whose translation MEPPGCEQRITKVSLADLLRCFEHPVSEEQAWAICFQCCRKIEQVAQGLCTTLHSVFIKGSGSIFIHADGTASFKVYHKSDVGSIQQSEDKLLEYLGVVIYEALDWGIDSQVERELSEPLEKLLCLMLKLNDEATEPPVTLQDVIKACEEHLSRPSEATSHYEMTCRSLFTEYVELQKLVTIIQTSKERLRKMDVEDWLENPIQKKKTRGASLWPSVICELQTGVRLRKAAERPQRCVSPKERIRSPYEMLLDDIQQKRYTLRKVTVKQKHRASTVDVAALKPHLKPMLKVKLKQHGPLEPRWHEQLMAEIKQPPKLRAAAQEKRSRPKEMLEASNTALNSPNNNFLHLQDASTEFKITNTKTQQLGAGAQETIPKLPASTCLPSTRLSGVSCISTGLTANCMSPPMSAPTPGDIKPKCFLSTGQQQLPPYRGRSRSLERGLQSKQLDCPIPTKWPSPTIAELIGTRYAMMVLEGQGLFQGGSHGVFPRAKICFSCHKQMFLKWPYNCYLCSRVVCCDCCVKMSMPFRMCLHLPLQFLKFLRLSREEDPAIQEQKSSELLREIQHRQYFGVPVVLEPHGLAQPQCCYTATMADWQTADICTWCEQYLLNVASSQQHSIPLRRISWA comes from the exons ATGGAACCTCCAGGGTGTGAGCAGAGGATAACAAAGGTCTCTCTAGCTGACCTTCTGAGGTGTTTTGAACATCCTGTAAGCGAGGAGCAAGCCTGGGCTATCTGCTTTCAGTGTTGCAGAAAAATAGAGCAGGTGGCTCAGGGGCTGTGCACAACTCTCCATTCTGTGTTCATAAAAGGTTCTGGAAGCATCTTTATCCATGCTGATGGTACTGCTTCCTTCAAGGTCTACCACAAGTCTG atGTTGGCAGCATTCAGCAATCAGAGGACAAG CTGTTGGAGTACTTGGGAGTGGTGATCTATGAAGCCCTGGACTGGGGAATTGACAGCCAAGTGGAGCGAGAACTGAGCGAGCCTTTGGAGAAACTGCTGTGCCTCATGTTGAAACTGAATGACGAGGCAACAGAACCACCAGTCACCCTGCAGGATGTTATCaag GCCTGTGAGGAGCACTTGTCCAGGCCTTCTGAGGCTACCAGCCATTATGAAATGACCTGTAGGAGTCTGTTTACTGAATATGTAGAACTTCAAAAGCTTGTGACCATCATCCAGACCTCCAAAGAG AGACTGAGAAAAATGGATGTGGAAGATTGGTTGGAAAATCCcattcaaaagaagaaaacccgTGGT GCATCCCTGTGGCCCAGTGTCATCTGTGAGCTGCAGACTGGTGTGAGGCTGCGCAAGGCCGCCGAGCGACCACAGCGTTGTGTGTCTCCAAAAGAACGTATTCGCTCTCCCTATGAGATGCTTTTGGATGACATTCAGCAGAAGAGGTACACTCTGCGCAAG gTGACTGTCAAACAAAAGCACAGGGCCTCCACAGTAGATGTAGCTGCTCTCAAGCCTCATCTAAAGCCG ATGTTGAAGGTGAAGCTGAAACAGCATGGGCCACTGGAGCCCAGGTGGCACGAACAGCTCatggcagaaataaaacaaccacCAAAGCTTcgggcagcagcacaggaaaagagGAGCAGGCCCAAAG aAATGCTTGAGGCATCAAATACTGCCTTGAACTCTCCAAACAACAATTTCTTACATCTCCAAGATGCCAGTACTGAGTTTAAAATTACCAACactaaaacacagcagctgggagcaggagctcag GAAACCATTCCAAAGCTGCCTGCCAGCACCTGCCTTCCTTCTACCAGGCTATCAGGAGTATCCTGCATCAGCACAG GTCTCACTGCAAATTGCATGTCTCCTCCCATGAGTGCACCCACACCAGGAGACATTAAGCCTAAATGTTTCCTGAGCACTGGccaacagcagctgcctccttACAGAGGAAGGTCCAGATCTTTAGAGAGAGGCCTTCAGAGCAAGCAGCTT GACTGTCCCATTCCTACCAAGTGGCCATCGCCAACCATTGCTGAGCTGATTGGAACCAGATATGCAATGATGGTGCTGGAAGGGCAAGGCCTATTCCAAGGAGGTAGTCATGGTGTCTTTCCAAGAGCAAAG ATCTGTTTCAGCTGCCATAAGCAGATGTTTCTTAAGTGGCCTTACAACTGTTACCTCTGCAGCAG ggttGTCTGCTGTGACTGCTGCGTTAAG ATGTCCATGCCGTTCAGAATGTGTTTGCATCTCCCACTTCAATTCCTAAAATTTTTGAGACTATCCAGAGAGGAGGATCCAGCTATTCAAGAGCAGAAGAGTTCTGAGTTGCTACGTGAAATACAGCACCGACAGTATTTTGG TGTACCCGTTGTTTTGGAGCCCCATGGCCTagcacagccccagtgctgtTACACAGCAACCATGGCAGACTGGCAGACTGCAGACATCTGTACATGGTGTGAGCAATACCTGTTGAATGTGGCTTCCAGTCAACAGCACAGCATCCCTCTCAGGAGAATTTCCTGGGCTTGA